TGCCCTCGTTGGACGCGTCGACGAACTCGACCACGGACGGCCGGTCGTGCGCCAGGAGCACCTCGCGGTGCGCCTCGTGGCCCACCGCGGCCCGCAGCTCCCGACCTCGGGCCAGGACCTCCTCCGGCTCGACCCACCGGCCCAGCGCCTGCGCCGCCTCGGCCCGCTTCCGTTCACCCATGCGGGTAATGATGCGCGTCGAGGCCGGCGGGTACACCGACCTCTACACGTCTGTGACCTGCGAAATCAGCCTCGCGGGTACAAATCGGGCAGAGAGCTACCCGCGAGCGCGGAGAACCTGCCCGATCGCGTCGATCCCGCGGTCGAGGTCCTCGTGGGAGATCATCAGCGGCGGCGCGACGCGCAGGGTGGTGTCCTGGGTCTCCTTGCAGAGCACGCCCAGCCCGGCCAGCGCCTCGGACGCCTCCCGGCCGCGCGGCCCGCCGGGGGCGATCTCCACGCCCGCCCACAGCCCCCGCCCGCGCACCTCGGCCACGCCGTGCCCGACCAGCTCGCCGAGCCGCGCGTGCAGGTGGGCGCCCAGCTCGCGGGACCGCCGCTGGTACTCGCCGGTCGCCAGCAGCCGCACCACGGCCCGCCCGACCGCGCACGCCAGGGGGTTGCCGCCGAACGTCGAACCGTGCTCGCCGGGCCGCAGCACGCCCAGCACGTCGCGCGACCCGACCACCGCGGACACCGGCAGGATGCCGCCGCCGAGCGCCTTGCCCAGCGTGTACAGGTCGGCGCGCACGCCCTCGTGGTCGAGCGCGAAGAGCTCGCCGGTGCGGCCCAGCCCGGACTGGATCTCGTCGGCGATCATCAGCACGCCGCGCTCGTCGCACAGCTCCCGCACGCCCCGCAGGTAGCCGGCGGGCGGCACGACCACGCCCGCCTCGCCCTGCACGGGCTCCAGCAGCACGGCGGCGGTGCGGTCGGTGACCGCGGCGCGCAGGTCGTCGAGCGAGCCGTACCGCACGACGCGGAAGCCCGGCGTGAACGGCCCGAAGTCGTCGCGGGCGGTGTCGTCGGTGGAGAACGACACGATCGTCGTGGTGCGGCCGTGGAAGTTCGACCCGGCCACCACGATCTCCGCCTCGCCCGCCGGCACCCCCTTCACCCGGTACGCCCACTTGCGGGCCACCTTGATCGCCGACTCGACGGCCTCGGCGCCGGAGTTCATCGCGAGCACCAGGTCGGTGCCGGTCAGCTCGGCCAGCTCGCGGCAGAACGCGCCGAACTGGTCGTGGTGGAACGCGCGGCTGGTGAGCGTGACGCGGCCGAGCTGCTCCACCGCCGCGGCCACCAGGTCGGGGTGCCGGTGCCCGAAGTTCAGCGACGAGTAGCCCGACAGGAAGTCCAGGTAGCGGCGTCCCTCGACGTCGGTCACCCACGCGCCCTCGCCGTGCGAGATCACGACCGGCAGCGGGTGGTAGTTGTGGGTGCTCCATTCCTCGTCGAGCGCGATGAACTGCTCCGTGGCGGGGAGGAAGGTGGCGGTCATGTCACCAGGCTAAGGGGCCGATGCCAGCGATTTCAGCCGCTAGCCGTTGCGCATCCGGCGAGTTCGTTGCGCAATCCGGTCGTTCGGCGGCGATTCGTTGCATGAGGTGCACCGCCCTGGCGGGCGGGCTAGGTTGCGACGATGGCGAAGAAGTCGGCGCAGGTCCAGTCCGTTTCCGACATCTTCCGGGTGAACCCGGGATCGATGGACCTCGCGGCACTCGACCCGGCCGCCACCCCGATCGGTCCCCGCTCGAAGGAGGAGGCCGCGGGGGAGGTCGCGCGCATCGGCGAGGAGTTGGACGAACTCCAGGAGGCGCTCTTCGCGGAGGGCGTCGGCGGCGGCCGGCGCCGCGTGCTGCTGGTGCTCCAGGGCATGGACACCTCGGGCAAGGGCGGCACGATCCGGCACGTCCTGGGCCTGGTCAACCCGCACGGCGTGCGGGTCGCCGCGTTCGGCAGGCCCACCCCCGAGGAGCGGTCGCACGACTTCCTGTGGCGCATCCGCCGCCAGGTCCCGCCGCCCGGCTACCTGGGCGTCTTCGACCGCTCGCACTACGAGGACGTGCTCGTCGCGCGGGTGGACGGGCTGGTGCCCGAGGACGAGTGGCGACGCCGGTACGCGCTGATCAACGAGTTCGAGGCGGACCTGGTCGAGCAGGGCGTGACCCTCGTGAAGTGCTTCCTGCACATCTCGCCCGAGAAGCAGAAGGAACGGCTCCTCGCCCGCCTGGAGGACCCGCTCAAGCAGTGGAAGTACGACCCGGCCGACCTCGCCGCGCGGGCGAAGTTCTCCGCCTACCGGGAGGCCTACCGGGACGCGCTGGCCCGGTGCTCCGAGGCCGCGCCCTGGTACGCGGTGCCGGCGGACCGCAAGTGGTACCGCAACTGGGCGGTGGCGAGCCTGCTCCTCGGGGCGCTTCGGGACCTCGCCCCCCGGCGGCCCGCGCCCTCGTACGATCCGGAGGTCGAGTTGGCACGCCTCCGGGACGCCGACCCGTTGCGCTAGACGCAATCTTCATTGCGCCTCTTGCTCTGCCGGAGTGGTCTGGGCCACTGTGGAACCGCCGCGGGCGGGCGAGCGGAGGTTCGGTGTGGCTGTGGACAGGCGGCGGTTCCTGGGGGCGGTTGGCGTGGGAGCGGGGTTGCTGATGACCGAGGGTGTGGCCGAAGCGCGCGGAGAGGTGCGCGCCTACCTGGGCACCTACACCACGTGGCCGGGTGGCGGCACGGGGTTGGGGCTGGGCGCGTTCGACCCCGCGACCGGGCGGCTGCGGGTGACCGGTGTGGTGGAGGACGTGGTCAACCCGTCGTTCGTGGTCGACGCGGGCAGGTTCGCCTACGCGGTCAACGAGCGGTCCGACGGCGAGGTGACCGCGCTGGCGGTCGGCGCGGACGGCGTGCCCAAGGTGCTGAACAGCCGGAGCACCGGTGGCGCGGACCCGTGCCACCTCACCCTGCACGAGGGGTTCCTGCTGTCGGCGAACTACAGCTCGGGCAGCGTCGCCGTGCACCCGGTGCGCTCCGACGGCGGGCTGGGCGAGCGCACCGACCTCGTGCGGCACCAGGGCTCCGGGCCGGACCCCGAGCGCCAAGAGGGGCCGCACGCCCACCAGGTGCTGCCCGACCCGCGCGGCGAGTTCGTGCTCGCCGTCGACCTGGGCACCGACTCGGTCTACAGCTACAAGCTGGAGGAGGCCGGCACGCTGACCCTCGCGGGCACCGCGCGCCTGCACCCCGGCGCCGGGCCGCGGCACCTCGCGTTCCACCCGAACGGCAGGTTCGCCTACATCGCCAACGAGCTGGACTCCACGATCGTGGTGGCGAGCTACGAGCGCGGCGCCCTCAAGCCCGGACCGAGGCTGAGCACGCTGCCCGAGGGCGCGCCCACCACCCCGCGCAACTACCCGGCCGAGGTCGTGGTGTCGCCGGACGGCCGGTTCGTCTACCTCTCCAACCGGGGGCACGACAGCGTCGCCGTGTTCGCCGTCGAACGGTCCGGCGCGGCGTTGCGGCTGGTCGGCGCCACGCCGGTGGGCGGGCAGTACCCGCGGCACATCGTGCTCGACCGGGCCGGGAGGTTCCTGCTGGCCGCCAACCAGAACTCCGGCGACGTCACGGTGTTCGCCGTCGACCGGGCCACCGGCGGACTTCGGCAGGTGTCGTCGACCGACGCGCCGATCCCGGTCTGCGTCGCCTTCCGGGGGTAACACCACCGGGTCCATTTCGGCCGCGCGGACCGTCCACAGTGGTACGACCACCACCATGAAGACGATCGTGGTCGCACTCCTCATGGTCCTCGCCACCGCGCCGGCCGCCTGGTCGGCGCCCGCCGTTCCCGAGCCCGCCGCGCTGGAACTCGTCTCGCTGGGCGACTCCTACGCGGCGGGCCTCGGCGCGGGCGACGAGGCCCAGGACGACTGCCGGCGCAGCCCGCACGCCTACCCGAACCTGCTCGCCGCACGCACCGGCGCCACCCTGGTGACCGTTGCCTGCTCCCAGGCCACCACCGCGGAAGTCACCGCCCAGGCCGACCGCGTCACCCCCGAGACCGGGCTCGTCACCGTGCAGGCGGGCGGCAACGACGCCGGGTTCAAGGACGTCATGGTCACCTGCACCCTCAGCGACGACCAGGGGTGCCGCGACCGCGTCGCCACCGCCGAGGCGTTCATCCGCGA
This region of Saccharothrix longispora genomic DNA includes:
- the rocD gene encoding ornithine--oxo-acid transaminase, translated to MTATFLPATEQFIALDEEWSTHNYHPLPVVISHGEGAWVTDVEGRRYLDFLSGYSSLNFGHRHPDLVAAAVEQLGRVTLTSRAFHHDQFGAFCRELAELTGTDLVLAMNSGAEAVESAIKVARKWAYRVKGVPAGEAEIVVAGSNFHGRTTTIVSFSTDDTARDDFGPFTPGFRVVRYGSLDDLRAAVTDRTAAVLLEPVQGEAGVVVPPAGYLRGVRELCDERGVLMIADEIQSGLGRTGELFALDHEGVRADLYTLGKALGGGILPVSAVVGSRDVLGVLRPGEHGSTFGGNPLACAVGRAVVRLLATGEYQRRSRELGAHLHARLGELVGHGVAEVRGRGLWAGVEIAPGGPRGREASEALAGLGVLCKETQDTTLRVAPPLMISHEDLDRGIDAIGQVLRARG
- a CDS encoding SGNH/GDSL hydrolase family protein; this translates as MKTIVVALLMVLATAPAAWSAPAVPEPAALELVSLGDSYAAGLGAGDEAQDDCRRSPHAYPNLLAARTGATLVTVACSQATTAEVTAQADRVTPETGLVTVQAGGNDAGFKDVMVTCTLSDDQGCRDRVATAEAFIRDELPGRLDVLYGKVRDRLGDRANRRSSGRSSDRADVVVVGYPKLFSFGSWCLMTGPKREALNHAVDVITEVTAARAEAAGFRFADVRDEFSGHGACAADPWVNGLVLVPVDRSYHPNRAGHASGYLPAVAALAGSAA
- a CDS encoding lactonase family protein, with product MTEGVAEARGEVRAYLGTYTTWPGGGTGLGLGAFDPATGRLRVTGVVEDVVNPSFVVDAGRFAYAVNERSDGEVTALAVGADGVPKVLNSRSTGGADPCHLTLHEGFLLSANYSSGSVAVHPVRSDGGLGERTDLVRHQGSGPDPERQEGPHAHQVLPDPRGEFVLAVDLGTDSVYSYKLEEAGTLTLAGTARLHPGAGPRHLAFHPNGRFAYIANELDSTIVVASYERGALKPGPRLSTLPEGAPTTPRNYPAEVVVSPDGRFVYLSNRGHDSVAVFAVERSGAALRLVGATPVGGQYPRHIVLDRAGRFLLAANQNSGDVTVFAVDRATGGLRQVSSTDAPIPVCVAFRG
- a CDS encoding PPK2 family polyphosphate kinase, with the protein product MAKKSAQVQSVSDIFRVNPGSMDLAALDPAATPIGPRSKEEAAGEVARIGEELDELQEALFAEGVGGGRRRVLLVLQGMDTSGKGGTIRHVLGLVNPHGVRVAAFGRPTPEERSHDFLWRIRRQVPPPGYLGVFDRSHYEDVLVARVDGLVPEDEWRRRYALINEFEADLVEQGVTLVKCFLHISPEKQKERLLARLEDPLKQWKYDPADLAARAKFSAYREAYRDALARCSEAAPWYAVPADRKWYRNWAVASLLLGALRDLAPRRPAPSYDPEVELARLRDADPLR